Proteins encoded together in one Nostoc sp. PCC 7524 window:
- a CDS encoding class I SAM-dependent methyltransferase, with the protein MKDFEQRKNWYRQVANIYTSQQRKNWYSEVADAYNKTRPRYPQELIHRAVELAQLPQDALILEVGCGPGTATTAFAQLGFSMLCLEPSQKMCQLARHNCIQYPSVEITNTSFEEWQLEPGKFNAVLAATSFHWVSSEIGYAKAADALKEDGYLVLLWNMTPQPQYEIYEAFHEVYQTQAPTLGRYEERETQQNQLRRFGKAVIDSGLFKCLVSEQLPCEITYSIDDYLMLLSTLSPYIVLDTHQRNSLFAGLRQVLEKHSISSIPVSFLSAFHIAQKI; encoded by the coding sequence ATGAAAGATTTTGAACAAAGAAAAAATTGGTATAGGCAAGTAGCCAATATCTACACTTCGCAGCAGCGAAAAAACTGGTATAGCGAAGTAGCTGATGCCTATAACAAAACAAGACCTCGCTATCCGCAAGAACTGATTCACCGTGCTGTAGAGTTAGCCCAACTTCCACAAGATGCCCTAATTTTAGAAGTAGGATGCGGCCCTGGAACTGCAACTACGGCTTTTGCTCAATTGGGCTTCTCGATGCTTTGCCTTGAACCTAGCCAAAAAATGTGCCAGCTAGCTCGACACAACTGTATACAATATCCCTCTGTAGAAATTACTAATACCTCATTTGAAGAGTGGCAACTAGAGCCTGGAAAGTTTAATGCTGTTTTAGCTGCAACTTCTTTTCACTGGGTTTCCTCTGAGATTGGCTATGCAAAAGCAGCTGATGCCTTAAAAGAGGATGGATATTTGGTTTTACTTTGGAATATGACACCTCAACCACAGTATGAAATCTATGAAGCCTTCCATGAGGTTTATCAGACTCAAGCGCCAACTTTGGGAAGGTATGAAGAGAGAGAAACTCAACAAAACCAACTGAGAAGATTTGGCAAAGCTGTAATTGATTCTGGTTTGTTTAAGTGTTTAGTATCAGAACAGTTGCCTTGTGAAATCACCTACAGTATTGATGATTATCTGATGCTTTTAAGTACATTGTCCCCATACATAGTTTTAGATACCCACCAAAGGAATTCTTTATTTGCTGGTTTAAGACAAGTATTAGAAAAACACTCTATCAGCAGTATTCCAGTCTCGTTTCTCTCGGCTTTTCATATTGCCCAGAAGATATAG
- a CDS encoding polysaccharide deacetylase family protein, with protein sequence MISSSIKPLRWYLKKTARCGMCLASLPLKQSLSRINQSSYSPVRILTYHRFGDVKRDPFCMGMKDFQAQMEWIARKNLAVSLSDIESFVAGKKCLPKNAILVTVDDGYRSVYLKALPIFKQFSIPAVAFITTSNINSSGNHYKANSETIEPYLTWKEVEALAEAGVTIGSHARTHRSLGKMSLDEAYQEAIMSREAIEKNLGMQVTAFAYPFGTLADFNKSTTQILKESGYKLAFTSQHGAIEPKLDPLVLPRVKVEGGEPMWMFRMLVYGGLDEWRLIDKMLWRLQQSP encoded by the coding sequence ATGATATCAAGTTCAATTAAACCCCTTCGCTGGTATTTAAAAAAAACTGCACGTTGCGGTATGTGTTTGGCATCTCTGCCATTAAAACAATCACTTTCCAGGATCAATCAGTCTAGTTATTCACCAGTGCGTATCCTCACTTACCATCGCTTCGGTGATGTAAAACGCGATCCATTTTGTATGGGAATGAAAGATTTTCAAGCCCAAATGGAGTGGATTGCCAGAAAAAACCTAGCTGTATCTCTTAGTGATATAGAGAGTTTTGTAGCAGGGAAAAAATGCCTGCCCAAGAATGCAATCTTGGTTACTGTAGATGATGGTTATCGGAGCGTTTATTTGAAGGCACTACCGATTTTTAAGCAATTCTCAATCCCAGCAGTTGCCTTTATCACTACAAGTAATATTAATAGTAGCGGCAATCATTACAAGGCAAATAGTGAAACGATAGAACCCTATTTGACATGGAAAGAAGTTGAAGCTCTTGCTGAAGCAGGTGTTACTATTGGTTCTCATGCTAGAACTCACCGTTCCCTGGGGAAAATGAGTTTAGATGAAGCCTATCAAGAAGCTATCATGTCTCGTGAAGCTATAGAAAAAAACTTGGGGATGCAGGTAACAGCTTTTGCATATCCCTTTGGTACATTGGCTGATTTTAACAAATCTACAACCCAGATTCTTAAGGAAAGCGGTTACAAGTTAGCATTCACTTCTCAACACGGTGCTATTGAACCAAAACTTGATCCTTTAGTTTTGCCGCGTGTCAAGGTAGAAGGTGGTGAACCAATGTGGATGTTTCGTATGCTTGTCTATGGTGGATTAGATGAATGGCGATTGATTGATAAAATGCTCTGGCGATTGCAGCAAAGTCCATAA
- a CDS encoding WecB/TagA/CpsF family glycosyltransferase encodes MSELGAIEMMESFIKQEPDKTHLIFIANSYTLNLATDNPEYRDVLNSANVVFADGTGVIWAARLRRRNLQSNLVGTDLIPKFLTQTSNCNYRYYLLGADTNTIKYAAEYASRQFPGWTLAGFHHGYLGETETIKVIEKINSLQPHLLLVGMGNPLQEYWLYKNQQRLKVPVCVGVGGLFDHWGGNLKRAPLWVRKLGFEWLQILLQQPGKKWRRYLIGNPKFIIRMVLIRD; translated from the coding sequence ATGTCAGAGCTTGGTGCGATAGAGATGATGGAATCATTTATAAAACAAGAGCCAGATAAAACTCATCTCATCTTCATTGCCAACTCTTACACTCTCAATCTAGCCACTGATAACCCGGAATACAGAGATGTTTTAAACAGTGCTAACGTTGTTTTTGCAGATGGTACAGGGGTAATCTGGGCAGCTAGACTGCGTAGGAGAAATTTGCAAAGTAATCTCGTTGGTACTGATTTAATTCCTAAGTTTTTAACTCAGACAAGCAACTGTAATTATCGGTATTACTTACTTGGTGCAGATACCAATACTATAAAATATGCAGCAGAGTATGCTTCTCGGCAATTTCCAGGCTGGACATTAGCAGGATTTCATCATGGTTACTTAGGAGAGACTGAAACTATCAAAGTCATTGAAAAGATTAACTCTTTACAGCCTCACCTGTTATTAGTCGGGATGGGAAATCCTTTACAGGAATACTGGCTTTACAAAAATCAGCAAAGATTGAAAGTACCTGTATGTGTTGGTGTTGGAGGACTCTTTGATCATTGGGGTGGAAACCTGAAACGCGCCCCATTATGGGTTAGGAAATTAGGATTTGAGTGGCTGCAAATTTTACTTCAGCAACCCGGTAAAAAATGGCGGCGTTATCTCATTGGTAATCCTAAATTTATTATCCGCATGGTTTTGATTCGTGACTAA
- a CDS encoding histidine kinase: MLKQDSMQVSQDQPIYYEAPLQLLLFIDGRPKSKQQVQRIRAYLQQLEAEYKFELQIIDVGQQPYLAEHFKLVATPALIKIHPEPRQILTGSNIITQLKTWWPRWQTAVDTYLQLQEDLEECIDDNGQVSQPQSTIRSVAVSAELIKLSDEIFHLKQEKEQLLEQLQFKDRVIGMLAHDLRNPLTAAAIAIETLQSNYNPETGEFKSLKPALIAHLFKQARNQTKTIDRMIADLLQVGRGHDKEFSITPQKIKLGVVCFDILEELRDRYTTKSLKIETDIPNDLPCVYADPERIRQVLINLLDNAIKYTPEGGTINIAGLHRTTQKVQFSIGDTGPGIPPENRELIFENHYRLERDEGTEGYGIGLCLCKRIIRAHYGQIWVDSNPQGGALFHFTVPVYPF; encoded by the coding sequence GTGCTGAAACAAGATTCCATGCAAGTTTCCCAGGATCAGCCTATTTATTATGAGGCTCCACTCCAGCTGCTACTGTTTATTGATGGACGACCTAAGTCCAAACAGCAGGTGCAGCGTATCCGTGCTTACTTACAACAATTAGAAGCTGAGTATAAATTTGAACTGCAAATTATTGATGTTGGGCAACAACCATATTTGGCAGAACATTTTAAATTAGTAGCGACACCAGCTTTAATCAAAATTCACCCAGAACCTAGGCAGATTCTCACTGGCAGCAACATCATCACCCAATTGAAAACTTGGTGGCCTCGCTGGCAAACAGCTGTAGACACCTACCTCCAGTTGCAGGAAGACTTAGAAGAATGTATAGATGACAATGGTCAGGTATCACAACCTCAATCCACCATCCGTTCCGTTGCCGTTTCTGCGGAACTGATCAAACTTTCTGATGAAATTTTCCATCTCAAACAAGAAAAAGAGCAACTTTTAGAGCAGTTACAATTTAAAGATAGAGTAATTGGGATGCTGGCTCACGACCTCCGCAATCCTTTAACAGCTGCGGCGATCGCTATCGAAACCCTACAATCTAACTACAATCCCGAAACAGGCGAATTTAAGAGTCTCAAACCAGCATTAATCGCCCATTTATTCAAGCAAGCCCGTAATCAAACCAAAACCATCGACAGGATGATTGCGGATCTGTTACAAGTGGGTCGTGGTCATGATAAAGAGTTTTCCATCACACCCCAGAAGATAAAATTAGGTGTAGTGTGTTTTGATATCCTAGAGGAATTGCGCGATCGCTACACCACCAAATCCCTGAAGATAGAAACCGATATCCCCAACGATTTACCTTGTGTATATGCTGACCCAGAACGCATCCGCCAAGTCTTAATCAATCTTTTAGATAATGCCATCAAATATACTCCAGAAGGTGGCACAATCAACATTGCCGGATTGCACCGCACCACCCAAAAAGTTCAATTCAGTATTGGCGATACTGGTCCTGGTATTCCCCCAGAAAATCGCGAACTGATCTTTGAAAACCACTATCGCCTAGAACGGGATGAAGGTACAGAAGGTTATGGTATTGGTTTGTGTTTATGCAAACGCATCATCCGGGCGCATTACGGCCAAATTTGGGTAGACTCTAACCCCCAAGGTGGAGCATTATTTCACTTTACTGTGCCAGTTTACCCTTTTTAA
- a CDS encoding S-layer homology domain-containing protein codes for MLLCKRPIAFLGLAVLLTSLTACANAPTAKNLEQSLAADPRLQSNPVIFGKSPEGEPQSDQNQPSVQLPADFPQEIPIYANAKLEEITPASGAENRVSTRWLSSDPSNFITSFYRSQFQANNWQILQQPTDEVEGSFAARRNDLLVNVSIQPQSVTNPAPNQPQTATLIKIDYVPNSTATTPDSSTPTANNSPQAVDPQFIGPVPPANWGSITENSTPTATLSSQAFSDLNKAPQQLRQYIQDLGALGIFTSASSGTKNNSNTTTNQFEPGKIITRREYARWLVAANNAMYANNPAKQIRLASESTQPTFSDVSRQDLDFPAIQGLAEAGLIPSALSGDSTAVLFRPDAPLTREQMLLWKVPLDTRQGLPAANLETVKETWGFQDTGKIDPKALRAVLADFQNGEQSNIRRVFGYTTLLQPKKPVTRAEAAGVLWYFGTQGEGISATEAQKLQRSPN; via the coding sequence GTGCTTCTCTGTAAACGTCCAATCGCATTTTTAGGTTTGGCTGTTTTACTGACTTCGTTAACAGCCTGTGCCAATGCTCCCACTGCCAAAAATCTGGAACAGTCTTTGGCAGCAGATCCCAGGCTACAAAGTAACCCAGTCATCTTTGGTAAATCTCCAGAAGGTGAACCGCAATCGGATCAAAATCAACCCTCAGTACAATTACCTGCGGATTTTCCCCAAGAGATTCCTATATATGCCAATGCCAAACTAGAGGAAATTACACCTGCTAGTGGTGCAGAAAACAGAGTCTCAACCCGTTGGTTGAGTTCTGATCCCAGCAATTTTATTACTAGCTTTTACCGTAGCCAGTTTCAAGCCAACAACTGGCAAATTTTACAACAGCCAACGGATGAGGTAGAAGGTAGTTTTGCAGCCCGGCGCAACGATTTGCTGGTGAATGTATCGATTCAGCCGCAATCAGTGACTAACCCCGCTCCTAATCAACCACAAACTGCTACCCTAATCAAGATTGATTACGTACCAAATAGTACAGCTACTACTCCAGACTCATCAACTCCAACCGCTAATAACTCACCCCAAGCAGTTGATCCACAGTTCATCGGCCCGGTACCTCCTGCCAATTGGGGAAGTATAACTGAGAACTCAACACCAACCGCAACATTATCATCTCAAGCATTTAGCGATCTGAATAAAGCACCGCAACAACTGCGACAATATATTCAAGATTTAGGCGCATTGGGTATATTTACGTCTGCATCATCTGGCACTAAAAATAATTCCAATACAACCACTAACCAATTTGAACCGGGTAAAATTATTACTCGCCGAGAATATGCCCGTTGGCTAGTGGCGGCTAATAATGCGATGTACGCCAATAATCCTGCTAAACAAATTCGTCTAGCATCAGAAAGTACACAACCTACTTTTAGTGATGTGTCGCGTCAAGACCTTGATTTTCCAGCCATTCAGGGATTAGCGGAAGCTGGGTTAATTCCTAGCGCCTTGTCTGGAGACTCCACCGCAGTTTTATTCCGTCCTGATGCACCTTTAACACGGGAGCAAATGCTGTTGTGGAAAGTACCTTTAGATACACGTCAAGGCTTACCTGCTGCCAATCTGGAAACAGTTAAGGAAACTTGGGGGTTTCAAGATACGGGAAAAATTGACCCCAAAGCGTTGAGAGCAGTTTTAGCTGATTTCCAAAATGGTGAACAATCAAATATTCGGCGTGTATTTGGTTATACAACCCTGTTGCAACCCAAAAAACCAGTAACTCGTGCAGAAGCGGCGGGGGTGTTGTGGTACTTCGGGACTCAGGGTGAGGGAATATCGGCTACTGAAGCACAAAAACTACAGCGATCGCCAAATTAG
- a CDS encoding type I phosphomannose isomerase catalytic subunit: MDWYPLKLTTNVQKYAFGERVIPERLGKHDLPSGRIAETWEVSDYKDKTGTVVNGFLTGSTLHELTLAHPDELVGKGWQGPHFPLLSKFIDASHMLPVHLHADDEMAQKLHNEPNGKTEAWHILWAAPGATVLAGLKSEFTREQLFAAFATCDYDSVMVRHPIQAGDTVYVPAGIIHAFGPETLVFEIQQTSNLAQSVMPTDLYGNEYSQQEWYANINAALDELKNHYQPRPNSGLKLQSGANSRIFGCASHYFALEHWILNESYLEPSHPRRCLILSNVGNVVQLEFSSGIEYLQPGESCILPAAIGEVCIVPEHQTHLIACYVPDLQLDIIAPLQAAGYDQEQIWNLGEIGSGE; encoded by the coding sequence ATGGATTGGTATCCACTGAAGTTAACTACTAATGTTCAAAAATACGCTTTTGGAGAACGGGTAATTCCGGAACGTCTGGGGAAACATGACTTACCTTCTGGAAGAATCGCTGAAACTTGGGAAGTAAGCGACTACAAGGATAAAACAGGGACTGTAGTTAATGGCTTTTTGACTGGTAGCACTTTACACGAACTCACATTAGCTCACCCTGACGAACTTGTTGGTAAGGGTTGGCAGGGGCCACACTTCCCTCTACTATCCAAATTTATTGATGCTTCTCATATGCTGCCTGTACATCTCCACGCAGATGATGAAATGGCTCAGAAACTGCATAACGAACCAAATGGTAAAACCGAAGCGTGGCACATTCTCTGGGCAGCACCAGGAGCAACAGTATTAGCAGGACTCAAGTCAGAATTTACACGAGAGCAGCTATTTGCAGCTTTTGCCACCTGTGACTATGATTCTGTCATGGTACGTCATCCGATACAAGCTGGAGATACTGTCTACGTACCAGCAGGTATTATCCACGCTTTCGGCCCGGAGACACTGGTTTTTGAAATTCAACAAACCTCAAATTTAGCTCAATCTGTGATGCCGACAGATTTGTATGGCAACGAGTATAGCCAACAAGAGTGGTACGCCAATATTAATGCAGCCCTTGATGAGCTAAAAAACCATTATCAACCTCGTCCCAACAGTGGGCTAAAGTTACAATCGGGAGCTAATTCCAGGATTTTTGGCTGTGCTAGTCATTATTTTGCTCTGGAACACTGGATTTTAAATGAATCGTATTTAGAACCATCACATCCCCGGCGTTGTCTGATTCTCTCCAATGTTGGCAATGTTGTGCAGCTAGAATTTAGCTCTGGTATCGAGTATTTACAGCCAGGAGAGTCTTGTATTTTACCCGCCGCTATCGGAGAGGTTTGCATTGTTCCAGAACATCAAACCCATCTGATAGCCTGTTATGTGCCAGATTTACAACTCGATATAATTGCGCCACTGCAAGCAGCAGGATACGATCAAGAGCAAATATGGAATCTAGGTGAGATAGGGAGTGGGGAGTAG
- the pcrA gene encoding DNA helicase PcrA — MTTSIDFLSHLNPSQRQAVEHHCGPLLVVAGAGSGKTRALTYRIANLILKHRVAPENILAVTFTNKAAREMKERIQKLFAEQLAMAEYGQRLELLPEYEQTKLRSRVYKDTIKELWCGTFHSLFSRILRFDIEKYQDEKGRKWDRNFSIFDESDVQSLIKEIVTKQLNLDDKKFEPRSVRYAISNAKNQGLSPQEFEKEQPNYRGRVIADVYNRYQDRLTQNNALDFDDLILVPTRLFQQNEQVLGYWHRKFGHILVDEYQDTNRTQYDLIRLLVTNGEDKKSEWNWQNRSVFVVGDADQSIYSFRMADFTILLEFQNDFGDGLPDADTRTMVKLEENYRSCENILQAANELIENNTQRIDKVLKPTRGAGEQIYCHKADDELEEAEFVIRQIRTLEHQNPELNWGSFAILYRTNAQSRPFEELLVRNQIPYTVVGGMKFYDRKEIKDVLAYLRAIANPSDTVSLLRVINTPRRGIGKATIDNLVNASQQLGTTLWEILSDETSVNTLAGRSAKAVNNFAQMINRWQGEIATVPVSELVTGILDDSGYVQDLQSQGTDEAEDRIQNVQELYNAVLQFQEESENVSLTDFLQSTALSSDLDNLKEGQTAVSLMTLHASKGLEFPVVFLVGLEQGLFPNYRSMNDPAALEEERRLCYVGITRAQERLHLSFARERRLYGTREPALRSQFLDELPAELLATQSKMRQTYTKTAVGNGKPAATQNWRVGERVLHKTFGIGEITHVFGEGNKVSVAIKFASLGQKIIDPRVAQLQKMD, encoded by the coding sequence ATGACTACAAGCATCGACTTTCTCAGTCACCTCAATCCCAGCCAACGTCAAGCCGTGGAACATCACTGTGGCCCTTTGTTAGTTGTGGCTGGTGCTGGTTCGGGTAAAACACGCGCCTTAACTTACCGAATTGCTAACTTGATTCTCAAACACCGTGTCGCTCCTGAAAACATCTTGGCGGTGACTTTCACTAACAAAGCCGCACGGGAAATGAAAGAACGGATTCAGAAGTTGTTTGCTGAACAGTTGGCTATGGCAGAATATGGTCAACGGTTAGAGTTGCTGCCAGAATACGAACAAACTAAACTGCGATCGCGTGTTTATAAAGATACCATTAAAGAGTTGTGGTGTGGTACTTTCCACAGTCTGTTTTCGCGAATTCTCCGCTTTGATATTGAAAAATATCAAGATGAAAAAGGCAGAAAATGGGATCGTAATTTCTCTATTTTTGATGAATCTGATGTGCAAAGTCTCATTAAAGAGATTGTCACTAAACAATTAAATTTAGACGATAAAAAGTTTGAACCCCGTTCTGTGCGTTACGCCATCAGTAACGCCAAAAACCAAGGCTTGTCACCACAAGAATTTGAAAAAGAACAACCTAATTATCGCGGCAGAGTAATTGCTGATGTCTATAATCGTTATCAAGATAGATTGACACAAAACAATGCCCTCGATTTTGATGATTTAATTCTGGTTCCTACCAGATTATTTCAACAAAATGAGCAGGTTTTAGGGTATTGGCATCGCAAATTTGGTCATATTCTTGTCGATGAATATCAAGATACCAACCGCACTCAATATGATTTGATTCGCCTGTTGGTGACGAATGGTGAAGATAAAAAAAGTGAATGGAATTGGCAAAATCGCTCAGTGTTTGTTGTGGGTGATGCTGACCAATCTATTTACAGTTTTAGAATGGCAGATTTCACCATCTTGTTAGAATTTCAAAATGACTTTGGTGATGGTTTGCCAGATGCAGACACTAGAACAATGGTGAAGTTAGAAGAAAACTATCGTTCTTGTGAAAATATTCTGCAAGCCGCTAATGAATTAATTGAAAATAACACCCAACGCATCGATAAAGTCCTTAAGCCGACACGGGGAGCAGGTGAGCAAATTTATTGTCACAAGGCAGATGATGAATTAGAGGAAGCAGAATTTGTGATTAGGCAAATTCGCACCTTAGAACACCAAAATCCGGAATTGAATTGGGGCAGTTTTGCCATTCTTTATCGTACCAATGCCCAATCTCGCCCCTTTGAAGAATTGTTAGTTAGGAATCAAATTCCTTACACAGTTGTCGGGGGGATGAAGTTTTATGATCGTAAAGAAATTAAAGATGTCTTAGCTTATTTAAGAGCGATCGCTAACCCATCTGATACAGTCAGTTTATTACGAGTTATTAATACACCCCGCCGTGGTATTGGTAAAGCCACTATTGATAATTTAGTTAACGCTTCCCAGCAATTAGGCACAACCCTTTGGGAAATATTGAGTGATGAAACCTCAGTTAATACCTTAGCGGGGCGTTCTGCCAAAGCTGTAAATAACTTTGCCCAAATGATTAATCGTTGGCAAGGAGAAATTGCCACAGTTCCCGTTTCCGAGTTAGTCACGGGCATTTTAGATGATTCTGGTTACGTGCAGGACTTGCAAAGTCAAGGTACAGACGAAGCGGAAGATAGAATCCAAAACGTCCAGGAACTTTACAACGCGGTGCTGCAATTTCAAGAAGAAAGTGAAAATGTTTCTTTAACAGATTTCTTGCAAAGTACCGCCCTCAGTTCTGATTTAGATAACTTAAAAGAAGGACAAACAGCCGTTTCCTTGATGACATTGCACGCATCCAAAGGCTTAGAATTTCCTGTGGTGTTTTTAGTGGGGTTAGAACAGGGACTATTCCCCAACTACCGTTCCATGAATGATCCTGCCGCCTTAGAAGAAGAGCGCCGCCTGTGTTATGTGGGAATTACCCGCGCCCAAGAGAGACTACACTTATCATTCGCCCGTGAACGCCGCTTATATGGTACACGAGAACCTGCCCTGCGATCGCAATTTCTCGATGAGCTACCCGCAGAATTATTAGCTACCCAAAGTAAGATGCGTCAAACTTATACTAAAACTGCGGTAGGTAATGGTAAGCCAGCAGCTACACAAAATTGGCGAGTCGGCGAGCGAGTATTACATAAAACTTTTGGTATAGGTGAAATAACTCACGTTTTTGGAGAAGGAAATAAAGTTTCTGTAGCAATTAAATTTGCTAGTTTGGGGCAGAAAATTATTGATCCTAGAGTAGCGCAGTTGCAAAAAATGGATTAA
- a CDS encoding sensor histidine kinase: MQTQQPIPVDNSLEGEKVSVEEPSIDELPTIEFPSRGKLKASSWRIHQKIGYGYFVAIGIGFFGSLTGLVIANYYRGREIRQFNQAQEQRQLLSDYKNAVIGAQLHSSNIVALLEDPQRLPAKKAEFLRNVETAKNLEQKLDKYIKDAPQYALAATSANLKALLQDYAWNLKSYVDQIDAVLQNTQQPVESKQVGVVREQLLQIMRGYTAIQLDNLSEKLTNILRTAEEQERKRQIDVEQAKGVERIIVMVSMLVSVAIAAIIAWRTSRAIAEPVIIVTQVAEQVARKHNFDLRAPVTTEDEIGLLAKSLNRLIERVSERTRELEQAKELAEAASKAKSRFLANVSHELRTPLNAVIGLSQLLQDDATDLNLSGDFITDLETINSAGRHLLELINDILDLSKIEAEKMTLYPETFEIATLINNVVLTVKPAIEKNGNVLEVDYDEYLGTMYADQTRMRQVLLNLLSNAAKFTTNGKITLTVKHDKQNFSLEAPLGMMTFTVSDTGIGMSPAQQQQLFQPFIQGDTSTTKKYGGTGLGLAISRHFCQMMGGEIVVQSQPGVGSTFTVNLPLTVQE, translated from the coding sequence ATGCAAACTCAACAGCCAATCCCTGTTGACAACAGTTTAGAAGGCGAAAAAGTGTCAGTAGAAGAGCCATCCATAGATGAACTCCCAACTATAGAATTTCCTTCACGAGGGAAACTCAAAGCTAGTTCCTGGCGCATACATCAAAAAATTGGCTATGGCTACTTTGTAGCGATTGGTATCGGGTTTTTTGGCTCACTTACTGGATTAGTTATTGCCAACTACTACCGGGGAAGAGAAATTAGGCAATTCAATCAAGCTCAGGAACAACGCCAACTCCTGAGTGATTACAAAAATGCTGTGATTGGAGCGCAACTGCATAGCTCCAATATAGTGGCTTTATTGGAAGATCCACAACGACTACCAGCGAAAAAAGCCGAATTTTTGAGGAATGTAGAGACAGCCAAAAACCTAGAGCAGAAACTTGACAAGTATATCAAAGATGCGCCCCAATACGCATTAGCAGCAACGAGTGCTAATTTAAAGGCTCTATTACAAGATTATGCTTGGAACTTAAAATCTTACGTTGATCAGATAGATGCTGTTTTGCAGAACACTCAACAGCCTGTAGAGTCAAAACAAGTGGGTGTAGTCCGAGAGCAGTTATTGCAAATAATGCGTGGCTACACAGCCATACAACTAGATAATTTATCCGAAAAATTGACCAACATCCTCAGAACTGCCGAAGAACAAGAGCGAAAAAGGCAAATAGATGTTGAGCAAGCCAAAGGAGTTGAGAGAATAATTGTGATGGTGAGTATGCTGGTGTCAGTAGCGATCGCCGCCATCATAGCATGGCGCACCAGTCGCGCGATCGCTGAACCTGTAATCATCGTCACCCAAGTAGCTGAACAAGTTGCACGGAAACATAATTTTGATTTACGCGCACCAGTCACCACAGAAGATGAAATAGGCTTACTCGCAAAATCACTGAATCGGCTGATTGAGAGAGTATCAGAACGCACTAGAGAACTAGAACAAGCCAAAGAATTAGCCGAAGCTGCTAGTAAAGCCAAGAGTAGATTTTTAGCCAATGTCAGTCATGAGTTACGCACACCCTTAAACGCAGTGATTGGCTTAAGTCAACTACTACAAGATGATGCAACGGATCTCAATTTATCGGGAGACTTCATCACCGACTTAGAAACCATCAACTCGGCTGGTAGACATTTACTGGAACTAATTAACGACATCCTCGACTTATCTAAAATTGAAGCCGAGAAAATGACTCTCTACCCAGAGACGTTTGAGATTGCCACACTAATTAATAACGTTGTCCTCACAGTCAAACCAGCTATAGAAAAAAATGGCAATGTCTTAGAAGTTGATTATGATGAATATCTAGGTACAATGTACGCCGATCAAACCAGGATGCGGCAAGTATTATTAAATTTATTAAGTAACGCTGCTAAATTTACCACTAACGGCAAGATAACGCTAACAGTGAAGCACGATAAACAAAACTTCTCCCTAGAAGCTCCCTTGGGAATGATGACGTTCACCGTTAGCGATACAGGTATTGGGATGTCTCCCGCTCAACAGCAACAGTTATTTCAACCCTTTATCCAAGGTGATACCTCGACTACAAAAAAATATGGTGGTACAGGGCTAGGTTTAGCTATTAGTCGCCACTTTTGTCAGATGATGGGTGGTGAGATTGTGGTGCAAAGTCAACCAGGAGTTGGTTCGACGTTTACAGTTAACTTACCATTGACGGTGCAGGAGTGA